From the Teredinibacter turnerae T7901 genome, one window contains:
- a CDS encoding TonB-dependent receptor plug domain-containing protein, whose product MTTRFTLSSLAAAIALLTNPATASDALEEVVVTASRLPTPLREVGASVSVITEQDIQLQAATTLNELLRNQPGISSTNSGGLGKISSVSIRGEEGYRTLIMVDGVEMSDPTGTQSMTHVEHLNMNSDVERVEILRGPQGFVYGADAGGVINIFTRTTQEGFEGRLAADIGSYNTQNLNASLSAGNSRMDGFASVTALHSDGFNAMTYDTSGEEDGYDNLTVHTRGGVNITDKLRAQVVLRRTHAENEYDAYSSSSQTVTPDSDSEFTQSVGRVSLAYSGEQTRQSLAYAQTNVKREFFSNGESSYGSRGKLKKLEYLGSYPLSKHLTAVWGADNKEEIIDAVDADPKQSRTQLGIFAELQANLQDSVYVTAGLRNDDNEDFGTYNSYRVTTAWLPVQNDESTLKLRASAGSGFRAPALSEIAYNNGPWASGAAANLALDPESSEGLDLGLDYYRQLSGEQSINLGITLFSQKVEDEIYFDLIGYSGYLQAEGESTSKGVEFTTDYAINSHLSLVFNTTYNTTEDRAGEPRPRRPQNTSNLGVRVNGMDNALHLLVNLYDARNADDIDGASLDDYNLLSASANYSWNQLLFSLRLDNITDEDYALAGGYNNAGRTVSAGVQFDF is encoded by the coding sequence ATGACAACGCGTTTTACTCTCTCCAGCCTCGCGGCTGCGATTGCCCTGTTAACCAACCCCGCCACCGCCAGTGACGCCCTTGAAGAAGTGGTGGTTACCGCATCTCGCCTGCCAACACCACTGCGCGAAGTGGGCGCCTCGGTTTCAGTAATTACCGAGCAGGATATTCAACTGCAAGCAGCAACGACATTAAACGAATTGCTGCGCAATCAACCGGGTATTAGCAGCACAAACAGCGGCGGCCTCGGCAAGATATCGTCAGTAAGTATTCGCGGTGAAGAAGGTTATCGCACACTGATAATGGTAGATGGTGTAGAAATGTCCGACCCTACCGGCACTCAGAGCATGACCCACGTGGAGCACTTGAACATGAACAGCGATGTGGAGCGCGTTGAAATTCTCCGCGGGCCGCAGGGCTTTGTCTACGGCGCAGACGCCGGAGGTGTAATCAATATTTTCACCCGCACAACACAAGAAGGTTTTGAAGGCCGGTTGGCAGCAGATATTGGCAGCTACAACACGCAGAATCTGAATGCCTCATTGAGTGCAGGCAACAGCCGTATGGATGGTTTCGCCTCGGTCACCGCGTTGCACAGCGACGGCTTCAATGCAATGACCTACGACACGAGTGGTGAGGAAGACGGCTACGACAATTTAACCGTCCATACGCGCGGCGGTGTGAACATCACCGACAAGCTGCGCGCGCAAGTTGTACTGCGCAGAACCCATGCAGAAAACGAGTACGATGCGTATTCATCCAGCAGCCAAACCGTTACTCCGGACAGCGACAGCGAGTTCACCCAATCCGTCGGCCGAGTATCCTTGGCCTATAGCGGGGAGCAAACCCGTCAGTCACTGGCCTACGCACAGACCAACGTGAAGCGGGAATTTTTCAGCAACGGGGAAAGCAGCTACGGCAGCCGCGGCAAGCTCAAGAAACTGGAATATCTGGGATCTTACCCCCTGAGCAAACACCTCACCGCCGTGTGGGGAGCGGATAACAAAGAGGAAATCATCGACGCCGTGGATGCCGATCCGAAGCAATCGCGCACCCAGCTGGGCATATTTGCGGAGTTGCAGGCCAACCTGCAAGACAGCGTTTATGTCACTGCGGGCCTGCGCAATGACGACAACGAAGACTTCGGCACCTACAACAGCTACCGGGTAACCACCGCGTGGTTGCCCGTGCAAAACGATGAGAGCACGTTAAAACTGCGCGCCAGTGCGGGCAGCGGGTTCCGCGCCCCGGCACTTTCGGAAATAGCCTATAACAATGGCCCCTGGGCGTCGGGCGCGGCAGCCAACCTGGCGTTGGACCCGGAATCCAGCGAAGGCCTGGACCTCGGGCTCGACTACTACCGTCAGCTCAGTGGCGAGCAATCAATCAACCTGGGAATTACGCTGTTCTCGCAAAAAGTCGAAGATGAAATTTATTTCGACCTGATTGGTTACAGCGGCTACTTGCAGGCGGAAGGCGAAAGCACCTCAAAAGGCGTGGAATTCACCACCGATTACGCCATTAACTCGCACCTGAGCCTGGTGTTCAACACCACCTATAACACCACAGAAGACCGTGCCGGTGAACCGCGCCCACGCCGTCCGCAAAACACCAGCAACCTCGGTGTACGTGTAAACGGGATGGACAACGCCCTGCACCTGCTGGTTAACCTGTACGACGCGCGCAACGCGGATGACATCGACGGCGCTTCGCTGGACGACTACAACCTGCTGTCCGCCAGTGCCAATTACAGCTGGAATCAGCTTCTGTTCTCGCTGCGGTTAGACAACATTACCGATGAAGACTACGCCCTCGCGGGCGGCTATAACAACGCCGGGCGCACGGTCTCTGCAGGGGTGCAATTCGACTTCTAA
- a CDS encoding TolC family protein gives MRSIAFLSVSFLVGACASQTPQLPEGDIPEQWTSINSPSVEQWPSMTWWEDFHQPELTLYLTQVRQQNLALGIAQRNLRIAQINLRDAGFDLAPTPNISVNLSKTATDTLDDGVKRAVADQASATATLGYSDILKKPGQFQLARATFAAEQAQQASIALDIYNTAAQSYFQLLFIREQLAVAQQNLDSAESLLNIIQSKVDNGTTQPLDALQQRIAVQQQRNALASLQQNEFSVLSTLALLVAKPVADVHFNGDTLADIVVPDIQPGLPAALLKRRPDIIQAEANLQIASANQLLARLAFLPNISLTGQAGAVSDSLAELIKSPTVVLSAAASVVETLLDNGARARNNTKARLRLENSVASYRQTALAAFNEVNVLLQNARLAKQLSDVAKADLHRAEEANRIAQIRYQQGAEPYQTLLTTQNAMFAIRVQSLQTKLERINTLLALYQALGGGWQKNSATEQLF, from the coding sequence ATGCGTTCGATCGCGTTTTTATCCGTCAGTTTTTTAGTTGGGGCCTGCGCCAGTCAAACGCCGCAGTTGCCGGAAGGCGATATACCTGAGCAGTGGACCAGCATTAACTCACCCAGTGTTGAGCAGTGGCCGAGTATGACCTGGTGGGAGGACTTTCATCAGCCTGAGTTGACCCTCTATCTTACTCAGGTACGCCAGCAAAATCTCGCGCTTGGCATTGCGCAGCGCAACCTTCGCATAGCGCAAATTAACCTGCGCGATGCGGGTTTCGATTTGGCGCCAACACCCAACATAAGCGTTAATTTAAGTAAAACTGCCACGGATACACTTGATGACGGTGTTAAACGTGCGGTTGCAGACCAGGCGTCGGCAACTGCGACGCTTGGCTATAGCGATATTTTAAAAAAGCCGGGGCAGTTTCAGTTGGCGCGAGCCACGTTTGCCGCAGAACAGGCGCAGCAGGCGAGTATCGCGCTGGATATTTATAACACCGCCGCGCAGAGTTATTTTCAGTTATTGTTTATTCGCGAGCAGCTTGCGGTGGCGCAGCAGAATCTTGATAGCGCGGAATCGCTGTTAAATATTATTCAATCAAAAGTCGATAACGGCACTACCCAGCCGTTGGATGCCTTGCAACAGCGCATCGCCGTGCAGCAGCAGCGCAATGCGCTGGCCTCGCTGCAGCAAAATGAATTTTCGGTGTTATCGACGCTCGCGCTTTTAGTCGCCAAGCCTGTGGCCGATGTGCATTTTAACGGCGATACCCTGGCCGATATTGTGGTGCCGGATATTCAGCCGGGGTTGCCTGCCGCCTTGTTGAAACGGCGCCCGGATATTATTCAGGCCGAGGCGAATCTGCAAATCGCCAGTGCGAACCAGTTGTTGGCGCGGCTTGCCTTTCTGCCCAATATCAGCCTCACCGGTCAGGCGGGTGCCGTGAGCGATTCGCTTGCCGAGTTAATTAAATCGCCAACGGTGGTGTTGAGTGCTGCGGCGAGTGTGGTGGAAACACTGCTGGATAATGGCGCGCGTGCGCGCAACAACACCAAAGCGCGGCTGCGCCTGGAAAATTCGGTGGCGAGCTACCGGCAAACAGCGTTGGCGGCCTTTAATGAAGTGAACGTGTTATTACAAAACGCTCGCCTGGCAAAGCAGCTGAGTGATGTCGCAAAGGCCGATTTACACCGTGCAGAGGAAGCGAATCGCATTGCACAAATACGTTACCAGCAGGGCGCGGAACCCTATCAAACTCTGTTAACCACGCAGAACGCCATGTTTGCGATCAGAGTGCAAAGCCTGCAGACCAAGCTGGAGCGCATTAATACGCTGCTCGCGCTCTATCAGGCGTTAGGTGGCGGTTGGCAAAAAAACAGCGCTACAGAGCAGTTATTCTGA
- a CDS encoding cobyric acid synthase: protein MTKLMVQGTTSDAGKSTLVAGLCRVLLRRGHAVAPFKPQNMALNSAVTADGGEIGRAQAVQAQACGIAPTVDMNPVLIKPASDTGAQIIIQGKVQGNMTAQNFHRYKPEALAKVLASYQRLCSQYDSVITEGAGSPAEINLRQGDIANMGFAEAVDCPVVLIADINPGGVFAHIVGTLELLSPSERKRIKGFVINRFRGDLALLQPGLDWLEEKTGKPVFGVIPWLHNFHLEAEDAINREQPNHSGHFRVVVPVLPHISNHTDFDSLRHHPDVNLEFVALAETRVQADLIILPGSKNVRGDLAALRNSGWDKHLQRHLRYGGKILGVCGGYQMLGHTLRDPHGLEGEPGDSAGFGYLPLDTVLEQAKQLRNIDGALTLAGETATVAGYEIHQGESRLTETAEQPFLWNDHRREGCLNADNTVLGTYCHGVFDSPGGANTLLQWAGLTRETAIDIKAMQNTELDRLADTLEQHINLQQLLQACEATL from the coding sequence ATGACAAAACTCATGGTTCAGGGCACCACCTCGGACGCGGGCAAGAGCACACTGGTTGCAGGCCTGTGCCGGGTGTTGTTGCGCCGAGGCCATGCGGTCGCCCCGTTTAAACCGCAGAATATGGCTTTGAACAGCGCCGTCACTGCAGACGGTGGTGAAATTGGCCGCGCTCAGGCCGTGCAGGCCCAAGCCTGCGGTATTGCACCCACGGTGGATATGAACCCGGTGCTGATAAAACCCGCCAGCGATACCGGAGCCCAGATCATTATTCAGGGCAAAGTCCAGGGCAATATGACGGCACAGAATTTCCACCGTTACAAACCCGAGGCGTTGGCAAAAGTTTTAGCGAGTTACCAGCGGTTGTGCAGCCAGTACGACAGCGTAATTACCGAAGGCGCGGGCAGCCCGGCGGAAATCAATCTCCGCCAGGGCGATATCGCCAATATGGGCTTTGCCGAAGCGGTCGATTGCCCGGTCGTGCTGATCGCCGACATTAATCCCGGCGGTGTTTTCGCCCACATTGTCGGTACGCTCGAACTGCTCTCGCCCTCCGAACGCAAGCGTATTAAAGGCTTTGTGATCAACCGCTTTCGCGGCGATCTCGCTCTGCTGCAACCCGGACTCGACTGGCTCGAAGAGAAAACCGGCAAGCCGGTATTTGGCGTTATTCCCTGGCTGCACAATTTTCACCTCGAAGCAGAGGATGCCATTAATCGCGAACAGCCAAACCACTCCGGTCATTTTCGCGTCGTGGTGCCCGTGCTGCCGCACATTTCCAACCATACCGATTTTGACAGCCTGCGCCACCACCCCGACGTTAATCTGGAGTTTGTCGCCCTCGCCGAAACGCGCGTTCAGGCGGATCTGATTATTTTGCCCGGCAGCAAAAACGTGCGCGGTGATCTTGCCGCGCTGCGCAATTCCGGCTGGGATAAACACCTGCAACGGCACCTGCGCTACGGCGGCAAAATACTCGGCGTATGTGGCGGATATCAAATGCTCGGCCACACCCTGCGCGATCCGCACGGTTTGGAAGGTGAACCCGGTGATTCCGCCGGGTTCGGGTATCTGCCTTTGGACACGGTACTCGAGCAGGCAAAGCAACTGCGCAACATTGATGGTGCGCTGACCCTGGCTGGCGAGACGGCAACGGTCGCGGGTTACGAAATTCACCAGGGCGAATCGCGCCTGACTGAAACCGCGGAACAGCCCTTTTTATGGAACGATCATCGCCGTGAAGGCTGTCTCAATGCCGATAACACCGTGCTCGGTACCTATTGCCACGGCGTGTTCGACAGCCCTGGCGGCGCCAACACCCTGCTGCAGTGGGCGGGCCTGACGAGAGAGACGGCTATCGACATTAAAGCGATGCAAAACACCGAACTCGACCGCCTCGCGGATACCCTGGAACAACACATCAACCTGCAACAGCTACTGCAAGCCTGTGAGGCGACATTGTGA
- a CDS encoding cobalamin-binding protein produces the protein MFIHRLFFARRLISAALLLGLLMPLASRAQAASGAHAITVTDYNGDKVSLQQPARRIIALAPHIVENLYSAGAGQYLVGAVDYCDYPPQAKAITRVGSISSHSIEAILAQQPDLVIAWNSGYGGKIIGKLRALGIPVYASNPLQLEDVARSIRDYGKLANTTAVAEKAAQTFLARLQGLRDQYTDHQRLTVLYEVWNSPLQTLNGEHIISDVIALCGGQNVFADAPVIAPKISLESVLSRNPDVIVASGMGEERPEWLDDWRKWPSLKAVQNNHLFFIPPDIIQRHTARILQGVNEMCVHLENARTPLSE, from the coding sequence ATGTTTATTCACCGTTTATTTTTCGCCCGCCGCCTAATTTCCGCTGCGCTGTTGCTGGGCCTGCTGATGCCACTGGCATCCCGCGCCCAAGCCGCATCTGGGGCGCACGCCATTACCGTGACCGATTACAACGGCGACAAGGTGAGTCTGCAACAACCCGCGCGACGCATCATTGCGCTGGCACCGCACATTGTAGAAAACCTGTATTCCGCCGGTGCCGGGCAATATCTGGTCGGCGCGGTAGACTACTGCGATTATCCACCGCAGGCGAAAGCCATTACCCGCGTTGGTTCTATCAGCAGTCACAGTATTGAAGCCATACTTGCCCAACAGCCGGATCTGGTTATCGCCTGGAACTCCGGCTACGGCGGTAAAATAATCGGCAAACTGCGCGCATTGGGAATTCCAGTGTATGCCAGTAATCCGCTCCAACTGGAAGATGTCGCACGCTCGATTCGCGATTACGGAAAACTGGCAAATACCACTGCAGTTGCCGAAAAAGCCGCACAAACGTTTCTCGCCCGCTTGCAGGGGCTGCGCGATCAGTACACCGACCACCAGCGTTTAACGGTATTGTATGAAGTCTGGAATTCACCCCTGCAAACACTCAATGGCGAGCATATTATCAGCGACGTTATTGCATTGTGTGGAGGGCAAAATGTGTTCGCCGATGCCCCAGTCATCGCGCCAAAAATCAGTCTGGAATCAGTACTGAGTCGCAACCCGGACGTGATTGTGGCCAGTGGCATGGGTGAGGAAAGACCGGAGTGGTTGGACGACTGGCGCAAGTGGCCCAGTCTAAAAGCGGTGCAAAATAATCACCTGTTTTTTATTCCACCCGATATTATCCAGCGCCACACCGCCCGCATCCTGCAAGGCGTAAATGAAATGTGCGTGCACCTGGAAAACGCCCGCACACCGCTGTCAGAATAA
- the cobT gene encoding nicotinate-nucleotide--dimethylbenzimidazole phosphoribosyltransferase has translation MTHPLDWLTTPCARIDADSAEAARAYQNTLTKPPGSLGRLEEIAVQFAGWQHCVKPELNRVAIRVFAGDHGLCKQNISAFPQQVTAQMIDNFVAGGAAINVLSRFCHADFDILNLGTVAQPALLAADKNLHLGAGTADASEQPAMTQEQLIAALNAGRDQVDALADCQLFIGGEMGIGNTSSASLIYALLADRPAAEFAGPGTGLSIAGVTHKETVLNRVQDKYQVQVRTSESPALAALQLCGGFEIAAICGAYLRCAQRGIPVLVDGFITSAAFMVAQSLQPQLRDWSLFAHCSAEPAHRNVLEQLNIQPLLDLEMRLGEGSGAALAVPLLQQALALHGQMATFTGAGVDDRL, from the coding sequence ATGACTCATCCGCTAGACTGGCTTACCACCCCCTGTGCCCGCATCGACGCCGACAGTGCCGAGGCCGCGCGCGCCTACCAAAACACCCTCACCAAACCACCGGGCTCGTTGGGCCGTCTGGAGGAGATCGCCGTACAATTTGCCGGTTGGCAACACTGTGTAAAACCCGAACTAAACCGCGTTGCGATCCGGGTTTTTGCCGGCGATCACGGCCTGTGCAAGCAAAACATCTCTGCATTCCCGCAGCAGGTCACCGCCCAGATGATCGACAATTTCGTCGCCGGTGGAGCGGCGATTAATGTGCTGTCCCGATTCTGCCATGCAGATTTTGATATTTTGAATTTAGGCACGGTTGCACAACCCGCGCTCCTGGCGGCAGATAAAAACCTGCACTTGGGAGCGGGAACCGCCGACGCCAGCGAACAACCGGCAATGACGCAAGAACAACTGATCGCCGCCCTCAACGCCGGGCGCGATCAGGTGGACGCACTGGCAGATTGCCAACTGTTTATCGGCGGAGAAATGGGCATCGGCAATACCAGCAGCGCAAGCCTGATCTACGCTCTACTGGCGGACCGCCCCGCGGCAGAATTCGCCGGGCCCGGCACCGGGTTGAGTATTGCAGGTGTGACGCACAAAGAAACCGTACTCAACCGCGTTCAAGACAAATATCAGGTGCAGGTGCGCACCAGCGAAAGCCCAGCGCTGGCCGCATTGCAGCTGTGTGGCGGGTTCGAAATTGCCGCCATATGCGGTGCCTACCTGCGCTGCGCGCAGCGCGGTATTCCAGTACTCGTGGACGGTTTTATTACCAGCGCGGCGTTTATGGTTGCGCAAAGTCTGCAACCGCAGCTGCGGGACTGGAGCCTGTTTGCACACTGCTCCGCGGAACCGGCGCATCGCAATGTGCTGGAGCAACTGAATATCCAACCGCTGCTGGATCTGGAAATGCGTCTCGGCGAAGGCAGCGGCGCCGCGCTGGCGGTACCACTGTTACAACAGGCCCTGGCATTGCACGGTCAGATGGCCACGTTTACAGGAGCCGGTGTCGATGATCGCCTCTGA
- the cobU gene encoding bifunctional adenosylcobinamide kinase/adenosylcobinamide-phosphate guanylyltransferase produces MKTLILGGARSGKSAHAEQLASQSNKSVIYIATGWAGDAEMAKRIAHHQQQRPTHWRTVESPQDLAATLLEQDGANNLLLVDCLTLWISNCLANDCLTSEMAAVLDLVPRLQSELIFVSNEVGSGVVPLGELSRDFVDNAGRMHQRLATLCDQVLLVVAGLPLSLK; encoded by the coding sequence GTGAAAACCCTGATTCTCGGCGGCGCCCGCAGCGGCAAGTCCGCCCATGCCGAACAGCTCGCCAGCCAGAGCAACAAATCGGTGATCTATATCGCGACCGGTTGGGCCGGTGATGCGGAGATGGCAAAGCGTATCGCCCACCACCAGCAACAGCGCCCCACCCACTGGCGGACGGTGGAATCGCCCCAGGACCTGGCGGCAACCCTGCTGGAGCAGGACGGCGCCAACAACCTGCTGCTGGTAGACTGTCTCACGCTGTGGATCAGCAACTGCCTGGCCAACGATTGCCTTACCAGTGAAATGGCCGCAGTACTTGACCTTGTACCCCGCTTGCAAAGCGAGCTGATATTTGTGAGCAACGAAGTGGGCAGTGGCGTCGTGCCACTCGGCGAGCTGAGCCGCGACTTTGTCGACAACGCCGGTCGCATGCACCAGCGGCTCGCCACACTCTGCGATCAGGTTTTACTGGTGGTGGCGGGCTTGCCACTGTCGTTAAAATAG
- a CDS encoding histidine phosphatase family protein, which produces MIASDEFSVTQFDILRHGQCEGGDIFRGSTDVKLTPAGFASMRTSCDIADTPWDAVISSPLVRCRAFAEAYAHEKHLPFTVDTRLREMSFGAWEGQQRQTIWENQHADILAWMQDPSSYTPPGGEPLDQVAARLDEFFAEVSANYRNQNVLLVAHGGLMRIFLSRLIGLPINKAQNFEVPFACLSRIKIYDKGDSRMIKLAAHNFVSSQP; this is translated from the coding sequence ATGATCGCCTCTGATGAATTCAGCGTTACCCAATTCGACATATTGCGGCATGGCCAATGCGAGGGCGGCGATATTTTCCGTGGCTCCACCGATGTGAAACTCACCCCCGCCGGTTTCGCCAGTATGCGCACAAGTTGTGATATTGCCGACACCCCATGGGACGCAGTGATAAGCTCGCCACTCGTTCGCTGTCGCGCATTTGCCGAGGCTTACGCGCACGAAAAACATCTACCATTCACGGTAGATACGCGGCTGCGCGAAATGAGTTTCGGTGCCTGGGAAGGGCAGCAGCGGCAAACCATTTGGGAAAACCAGCACGCGGATATTCTCGCCTGGATGCAGGACCCGTCCTCCTATACCCCACCCGGCGGCGAGCCGCTGGACCAGGTCGCCGCGCGTCTCGATGAATTCTTTGCCGAGGTCAGCGCAAACTACCGCAATCAAAACGTTTTACTCGTGGCGCACGGCGGATTAATGCGTATATTTTTATCCCGGCTAATCGGCCTGCCTATCAATAAAGCGCAAAATTTCGAAGTGCCCTTCGCTTGTCTGTCTCGCATAAAAATTTACGACAAAGGCGACAGCCGTATGATAAAGCTCGCGGCACACAATTTTGTGAGCAGCCAGCCCTGA
- a CDS encoding adenosylcobinamide-GDP ribazoletransferase: MLKAMLLAIGLLSQLPVARFLSPEDYSQANRQRAVHYFAFTGLFLAAIIGSCSLVISSALPDLAASAIILLLWVLITGALHLDGLADCSDALAAGHRDRASVLTILKTPECGAMAVVALVLQLLLKLAFIHALLSQFHVQLAVAIGCALVCARLWASLYMQTTPYAREQGLGIAGPGRPSTAIIVQCCALLTVSFWWLPAGFTAALFCLQALVFFSWRQLWLNRINGYTGDCVGAMIELQETTILCLFTVYFSPAA, from the coding sequence ATGTTAAAAGCGATGCTGCTGGCAATCGGTTTGCTCAGCCAACTGCCGGTCGCGCGTTTTTTATCGCCCGAGGATTACAGCCAGGCCAATCGCCAGCGCGCGGTGCATTATTTTGCGTTCACCGGCCTTTTCCTCGCCGCCATTATTGGCAGTTGTAGCCTGGTGATCAGTTCCGCCCTGCCCGACCTGGCGGCGAGCGCAATTATTTTATTGCTGTGGGTGTTGATCACCGGTGCCCTGCATTTGGATGGCCTGGCCGATTGCAGCGATGCCCTTGCCGCCGGCCACCGCGACCGCGCGAGCGTGTTAACTATTCTAAAAACCCCCGAGTGCGGCGCTATGGCCGTGGTCGCACTGGTACTGCAACTGCTGTTAAAACTGGCTTTTATTCACGCGTTGCTGAGCCAGTTTCACGTCCAGCTTGCGGTTGCAATTGGCTGCGCACTGGTGTGCGCGCGCCTGTGGGCCAGCTTGTATATGCAAACCACGCCTTACGCCCGCGAGCAGGGGCTGGGTATTGCTGGGCCGGGCAGGCCGAGCACTGCCATTATTGTGCAGTGCTGTGCCCTGCTTACAGTATCTTTTTGGTGGTTGCCCGCAGGGTTCACCGCCGCACTTTTTTGTTTACAGGCACTGGTCTTTTTCAGCTGGCGCCAGCTCTGGTTGAACCGTATTAACGGCTATACCGGCGACTGTGTCGGCGCCATGATAGAACTGCAGGAAACCACCATTCTATGTTTATTCACCGTTTATTTTTCGCCCGCCGCCTAA
- a CDS encoding glycerophosphodiester phosphodiesterase family protein encodes MSKPDWKTVGHRGYPSRFPENTLPGFIAAIEAGVEAVEFDIQMSRDGIPVVFHDDTLERTTTAIGALKELDFAELQNISCHYPQQFRESFSPLPIQSLADLSQALASYSVEFFIEIKEDCLPRIGPNQFLEKVLLASDVLGERRRIISFDYDLLVLAKNTCNLPIGWCLPDTSAETLHKARDLQPDLLIAEPLNFIEGDLWQGAWQWFIYNINTHQEAQRWAVDGAAYIETNFVHEIIKRG; translated from the coding sequence ATGTCTAAACCCGATTGGAAAACGGTTGGCCACCGAGGCTATCCGTCCCGCTTCCCTGAAAATACGCTACCGGGATTTATCGCTGCTATAGAGGCTGGTGTCGAAGCCGTGGAGTTCGACATTCAAATGAGCCGAGACGGCATTCCTGTGGTTTTTCACGACGACACGCTCGAACGCACAACCACCGCAATAGGTGCATTAAAAGAATTAGACTTTGCCGAACTGCAAAATATATCGTGTCACTACCCACAACAGTTTCGCGAATCCTTTTCGCCTCTGCCGATACAAAGCCTCGCGGACCTGAGCCAGGCGCTGGCAAGTTATTCCGTGGAGTTTTTCATTGAAATAAAAGAAGACTGTCTGCCGCGCATTGGCCCTAACCAGTTTCTGGAAAAAGTATTGCTGGCATCGGACGTATTAGGCGAACGGCGACGTATAATTTCCTTCGATTACGATTTACTGGTGCTGGCCAAGAATACCTGCAACCTGCCAATTGGTTGGTGCCTGCCAGATACCTCCGCAGAAACCTTGCACAAAGCCCGCGATTTACAGCCGGATCTGCTTATCGCCGAACCGCTTAACTTTATTGAAGGCGATCTCTGGCAAGGCGCATGGCAGTGGTTTATCTACAACATCAACACCCACCAGGAAGCCCAGCGCTGGGCGGTCGACGGCGCCGCATATATAGAAACTAATTTTGTTCATGAGATAATCAAGCGGGGTTGA